Proteins encoded within one genomic window of Micromonospora halotolerans:
- a CDS encoding glycoside hydrolase family 48 protein yields the protein MARRRRTAMVAATALAIGGVALPAGTAQAAPACDVTYVTSDWNNGFTASVTIKNLGDGLNNWTLKFAFPNSGQKLTQGWSARWSQSGSEVTATNESWNGSLPTGASTTIGFNGAHTGSNPKPTAFTLNGVACNGAPTNQSPTVSLGLPSGPFEAPADVPLTATAADPDGTIAKVEFYRNGLLVNTDTTAPYGYTLEDLPAGSYTVQAKAYDNANATAVAEKSFTVNPATGPVLVATPSAVSVSEGGTAPVKFTLSAAPTANVPVTLAVTGDSDVTVSPTTLALTPSNWNTGVTATVAAAEDADTAGGTATITASATGFAPVAVTATEVDNDTPGGDNTYLKKFLDQYGKIKNSGYFSPEGVPYHSVETLIVEAPDHGHETTSEAFSFWLWLEAQYGRVTQNWAPFNNAWTVMEKYIIPSHADQPTAGAPGTPQYAAEHNLPSQYPSALEPNVPVGQDPLRSELQTTYGTGDIYGMHWLLDVDNTYGYGHCGDGTSRPAYINTFQRGTQESVWETVPQPSCDTFKHGGQYGYLDLFVKESAAPAKQWKYTNAPDADARAVQAAYWALTWAKAQGKEADVAATVAKAAKMGDYLRYAMFDKYFKKIGNCVGASTCPAGSGRDSAHYLLSWYYAWGGAYDTSQNWSWRIGSSHNHFGYQNPFAAWALTNVAELKPKSPTAVSDWQKSLDRQLEFYTWLQSAEGGIAGGATNSWDGSYAQPPAGTATFYGMYYDVDPVYNDPPSNQWFGMQAWSMQRIAELYLQTGNAKAKALLDKWVPWAIANTTLGTNWSIPSDMKWTGQPTDWNPASPQPNTNLHVEVTVKGQDVGVAAAYARTLIAYAAKSGNAAAKTTAKGLLDALSAAADTKGVSMPEKRGDYKRFDDVYNAADGQGLYIPSGWTGKMPNGDAIAAGKSFLDIRSFYKNDPDWPKVQAYLNGGAEPVFNYHRFWAQADVAMAYADYGTYFPAG from the coding sequence ATGGCCAGACGTCGCCGGACGGCGATGGTCGCCGCCACCGCCCTCGCCATCGGCGGGGTGGCCCTGCCGGCGGGCACCGCGCAGGCCGCCCCGGCCTGCGACGTGACCTATGTGACCAGTGACTGGAACAACGGCTTCACGGCCAGCGTCACCATCAAGAACCTGGGCGACGGCCTGAACAACTGGACGCTCAAGTTCGCCTTCCCGAACAGCGGCCAGAAGCTGACCCAGGGCTGGTCGGCCAGGTGGAGCCAGTCCGGCAGCGAGGTGACCGCGACCAACGAGTCGTGGAACGGCAGCCTGCCCACCGGCGCATCCACCACCATCGGCTTCAACGGCGCGCACACCGGCAGCAACCCGAAGCCCACCGCCTTCACCCTCAACGGGGTCGCCTGCAACGGCGCGCCCACCAACCAGTCGCCGACCGTCTCGCTGGGCCTGCCGAGCGGCCCCTTCGAGGCGCCGGCCGACGTGCCCCTGACCGCCACCGCCGCCGACCCGGACGGCACGATCGCCAAGGTCGAGTTCTACCGCAACGGCCTGCTGGTCAACACCGACACCACCGCGCCGTACGGGTACACCCTGGAGGACCTGCCGGCCGGCAGCTACACGGTGCAGGCCAAGGCGTACGACAACGCCAACGCCACCGCCGTGGCCGAGAAGTCCTTCACGGTCAACCCCGCCACCGGCCCGGTGCTCGTGGCCACCCCGTCGGCCGTGAGCGTCAGCGAGGGCGGCACCGCACCGGTGAAGTTCACCCTCAGCGCCGCGCCGACGGCCAACGTCCCGGTGACCCTCGCCGTCACCGGCGACAGCGACGTGACCGTGTCACCCACGACGCTGGCCCTGACCCCGAGCAACTGGAACACCGGGGTCACCGCCACGGTCGCGGCCGCGGAGGACGCCGACACCGCCGGCGGCACCGCCACGATCACAGCCTCGGCCACCGGCTTCGCACCCGTCGCCGTCACCGCCACCGAGGTCGACAACGACACCCCCGGCGGGGACAACACGTACCTCAAGAAGTTCCTCGACCAGTACGGCAAGATCAAGAACTCGGGCTACTTCAGCCCCGAGGGCGTGCCGTACCACTCCGTCGAGACGCTCATCGTCGAGGCGCCCGACCACGGCCACGAGACCACCTCGGAGGCGTTCAGCTTCTGGCTCTGGCTGGAGGCGCAGTACGGCCGGGTCACCCAGAACTGGGCCCCGTTCAACAACGCGTGGACCGTGATGGAGAAGTACATCATCCCGTCGCACGCCGACCAGCCCACCGCCGGCGCCCCGGGCACCCCCCAGTACGCCGCCGAGCACAACCTGCCCAGCCAGTACCCGTCGGCTCTGGAGCCCAACGTCCCGGTCGGCCAGGACCCGCTCCGCTCGGAACTCCAGACCACCTACGGCACCGGCGACATCTACGGCATGCACTGGCTGCTGGACGTCGACAACACCTACGGCTACGGCCATTGCGGCGACGGCACCAGCCGCCCCGCCTACATCAACACCTTCCAGCGCGGCACCCAGGAGTCCGTCTGGGAGACCGTGCCGCAGCCGTCCTGCGACACCTTCAAGCACGGCGGCCAGTACGGCTACCTCGACCTGTTCGTCAAGGAGTCGGCCGCCCCGGCCAAGCAGTGGAAGTACACCAACGCCCCGGACGCCGACGCGCGCGCCGTGCAGGCCGCGTACTGGGCGCTCACCTGGGCCAAGGCGCAGGGCAAGGAGGCCGACGTCGCGGCCACCGTGGCGAAGGCCGCCAAGATGGGCGACTACCTGCGCTACGCCATGTTCGACAAGTACTTCAAGAAGATCGGCAACTGCGTCGGCGCGTCCACCTGCCCGGCCGGCAGCGGCCGTGACTCGGCGCACTACCTGCTCTCCTGGTACTACGCCTGGGGCGGCGCGTACGACACGTCGCAGAACTGGTCGTGGCGGATCGGCTCCAGCCACAACCACTTCGGCTACCAGAACCCGTTCGCGGCGTGGGCGCTGACCAACGTCGCCGAACTCAAGCCGAAGTCGCCGACCGCGGTCTCCGACTGGCAGAAGAGCCTCGACCGGCAGCTGGAGTTCTACACCTGGCTGCAGTCCGCCGAGGGCGGCATCGCCGGCGGCGCCACCAACAGCTGGGACGGCAGCTACGCCCAGCCGCCGGCCGGCACCGCCACCTTCTACGGCATGTACTACGACGTCGACCCGGTCTACAACGACCCGCCGTCGAACCAGTGGTTCGGCATGCAGGCCTGGTCGATGCAGCGCATCGCCGAGCTGTACCTGCAGACCGGCAACGCCAAGGCCAAGGCGCTGCTGGACAAGTGGGTGCCGTGGGCCATCGCCAACACCACGCTGGGCACCAACTGGTCGATCCCCTCGGACATGAAGTGGACCGGCCAGCCCACCGACTGGAACCCGGCGAGCCCGCAGCCGAACACCAACCTGCACGTCGAGGTGACGGTGAAGGGCCAGGACGTCGGCGTCGCCGCCGCCTACGCCCGTACCCTCATCGCGTACGCGGCCAAGTCCGGCAACGCCGCGGCCAAGACCACCGCCAAGGGCCTGCTGGACGCGCTGTCGGCCGCCGCCGACACCAAGGGCGTCTCGATGCCGGAGAAGCGCGGCGACTACAAGCGCTTCGACGACGTCTACAACGCGGCCGACGGTCAGGGCCTCTACATCCCCTCCGGCTGGACCGGGAAGATGCCCAACGGCGACGCCATCGCCGCCGGCAAGAGCTTCCTGGACATCCGCTCGTTCTACAAGAACGACCCGGACTGGCCGAAGGTGCAGGCGTACCTCAACGGCGGCGCGGAGCCGGTCTTCAACTACCACCGGTTCTGGGCCCAGGCGGACGTCGCCATGGCGTACGCCGACTACGGCACCTACTTCCCGGCGGGGTGA
- a CDS encoding DUF3159 domain-containing protein: MTSTPEQGRPSGEPPESLADLLGGRRGAVDATVPPVAFAIGWLAAGLWGGVVAAVLAGTAVAGWRWRRGDRPRSVLIGLLAVCVAALVALRTGRATDFFLLQLVSNAASALAWMVSIVVRWPLLGVLVGVALGQRGRWRRDPALLRAYGRGSWVWAATYLLRLAVFVPLWLGGQVVALVVARVALTWPLVAAALAVSWLVIRRSLPADHPGLRHPVTPSDADAAAAN, from the coding sequence GTGACCAGCACGCCGGAGCAGGGGCGGCCGTCCGGGGAGCCGCCGGAGTCGCTGGCCGATCTGCTGGGCGGCCGGCGCGGTGCCGTGGACGCCACGGTGCCGCCGGTGGCGTTCGCGATCGGCTGGCTGGCCGCCGGGCTGTGGGGCGGGGTGGTCGCCGCGGTGCTCGCCGGTACGGCGGTGGCGGGCTGGCGGTGGCGGCGCGGGGACCGGCCGCGGTCGGTGCTGATCGGGCTGCTCGCCGTCTGCGTCGCCGCGCTGGTCGCGCTGCGGACCGGGCGGGCCACCGACTTCTTCCTGCTGCAGCTGGTCTCCAACGCGGCGAGCGCGCTGGCCTGGATGGTCAGCATCGTGGTGCGCTGGCCGCTGCTCGGTGTGCTGGTCGGCGTGGCGCTGGGCCAGCGCGGCCGGTGGCGACGCGACCCGGCGCTGCTGCGGGCGTACGGGCGGGGCAGCTGGGTCTGGGCCGCCACCTATCTGCTGCGGCTGGCGGTGTTCGTGCCGCTGTGGCTCGGCGGGCAGGTGGTCGCGCTGGTGGTGGCACGGGTGGCGCTGACCTGGCCGCTGGTCGCGGCGGCGCTGGCGGTGAGCTGGCTGGTGATCCGGCGGTCGCTCCCGGCGGATCATCCGGGCCTCCGGCACCCGGTCACGCCGTCCGATGCGGACGCCGCCGCGGCGAATTAA
- a CDS encoding TIGR03086 family metal-binding protein produces MALSNLPAERHRQVSRGFTDRVRGTRSWDAPAPVAGWTARDVVRHLTEWLPPFLATGSGIRLPAGPSVDDDPAAAWQTHCDAVQSLLDDPTTAGRLLSNPHTGELPLDRAIDQFYTADVFMHTWDLARATGQDDRLDQDFCAQLLAGMETMEEIIRSSGEYGPRVPVKEHADPQTRMLGFIGRDPEWTA; encoded by the coding sequence ATGGCACTGTCTAACCTTCCCGCCGAGCGGCACCGACAGGTCAGCCGCGGCTTCACCGACCGGGTCCGGGGCACCCGGTCGTGGGACGCGCCCGCGCCCGTCGCCGGGTGGACCGCCCGCGACGTTGTACGCCACCTGACCGAATGGTTACCGCCGTTCTTGGCCACCGGCTCCGGTATCCGACTCCCAGCCGGGCCATCGGTCGACGACGACCCGGCCGCCGCATGGCAGACCCACTGCGACGCGGTGCAATCCCTGCTCGATGACCCGACCACGGCCGGCCGCCTTCTGTCGAATCCGCATACCGGCGAACTGCCGCTGGACCGCGCGATCGACCAGTTCTACACAGCCGACGTGTTCATGCACACCTGGGACCTGGCCCGGGCCACAGGCCAGGACGACCGCCTCGACCAGGACTTCTGTGCGCAACTGTTGGCCGGGATGGAGACGATGGAGGAGATCATCCGCTCGTCCGGGGAATACGGCCCCCGCGTGCCGGTGAAGGAACACGCCGACCCGCAAACCAGAATGCTGGGCTTCATCGGCCGCGATCCGGAGTGGACTGCCTGA
- a CDS encoding SRPBCC family protein codes for MSTIAETTIEADPKVPIIRMRREFNATPEQLFRAHTDPRLFAQWAGPNGMHTRIEEWDARSGGSWRYVSTRDGQQYAFRGCFHDVRPDRIVQTFTFEGQPDGVALVTLWFENLDDGRMLLRTQSLVDSFEDRDAWLASGMEVGLNEGYAKLEEMLADGTV; via the coding sequence ATGAGCACCATCGCCGAGACCACGATCGAGGCCGACCCGAAGGTGCCGATCATCCGGATGCGCAGGGAGTTCAACGCCACGCCCGAACAACTGTTCCGGGCGCACACCGATCCGCGCCTGTTCGCGCAGTGGGCCGGTCCCAACGGAATGCACACCCGCATCGAGGAGTGGGACGCGCGCTCAGGCGGCAGCTGGCGCTACGTGTCCACACGAGACGGGCAGCAGTACGCGTTTCGCGGCTGCTTCCACGACGTGCGGCCGGACCGGATCGTCCAGACGTTCACCTTCGAAGGGCAACCCGACGGCGTGGCGCTGGTGACGCTATGGTTCGAGAACCTGGACGACGGGCGGATGCTTCTGCGCACACAATCCCTTGTGGACAGTTTTGAGGACCGAGACGCATGGCTCGCCAGCGGCATGGAGGTCGGGCTCAACGAGGGCTACGCCAAGCTCGAGGAGATGCTCGCCGATGGCACTGTCTAA
- a CDS encoding ArsR/SmtB family transcription factor — protein sequence MAADTLSRVFAALADPTRRDMVARLAAGDATVNQLAEPYPMTLQAVYKHLKVLEEAGVVSRPAGPQPWPVRLEAEVFDLMDKWIERYRRQTEERYRHLDAVLAQMNHDTTIDQAEKGSTA from the coding sequence ATGGCAGCAGACACGCTGTCGCGGGTCTTCGCGGCACTCGCGGATCCGACCAGGCGCGACATGGTGGCTCGGCTCGCGGCGGGCGACGCGACCGTGAACCAGCTCGCCGAGCCTTACCCGATGACGCTCCAAGCGGTCTACAAGCACCTCAAGGTACTAGAGGAGGCCGGGGTGGTGAGCCGGCCGGCGGGGCCGCAGCCTTGGCCGGTACGGCTGGAAGCGGAGGTCTTCGACCTGATGGACAAGTGGATCGAGCGCTACCGGCGCCAGACCGAGGAGCGGTACCGCCATCTCGACGCCGTACTGGCGCAGATGAACCACGACACGACGATCGACCAGGCCGAGAAGGGGAGCACGGCATGA
- a CDS encoding Imm32 family immunity protein, with amino-acid sequence MDDHQRCRLSVDDGELELAGPPAALRGLGRLLRQHPEPFEVAITGGVVSQEATAGPLLVRMQDGTTLHFSGGREYLDIIWDALDGVAEQAETADDRTVNRHQHIEYLPGDHYRSPDSVPLVIVADWPDAPQQLTY; translated from the coding sequence ATGGACGATCACCAGCGCTGCCGTCTTTCTGTCGACGACGGCGAGTTGGAGCTTGCCGGGCCGCCAGCTGCCCTCCGCGGCCTCGGCCGGCTGCTACGCCAACATCCTGAGCCCTTTGAGGTGGCGATCACCGGCGGGGTTGTCAGTCAAGAGGCGACTGCCGGCCCGCTGCTCGTCCGTATGCAAGACGGGACAACCCTGCACTTCTCCGGTGGTCGCGAGTATCTCGACATCATTTGGGATGCGCTCGACGGCGTGGCTGAGCAAGCCGAGACCGCCGATGACCGGACAGTCAACCGGCATCAGCACATCGAGTACCTTCCTGGGGACCACTACCGGTCGCCGGATTCAGTCCCATTGGTCATCGTGGCCGACTGGCCAGACGCGCCGCAGCAGCTAACGTACTGA